From Pelotomaculum schinkii, the proteins below share one genomic window:
- a CDS encoding branched-chain amino acid ABC transporter permease, with protein sequence MGLLSSITNGLLMGGVYGLIALGLTLIFGIMKIINFAHGAFLMVSMLASYWLWYLSGLDPYLLAIIIFPLMFFLGYYCQKGLIRPVLNADKDVREPVSALLLTAGLAVVIENFMLMVFGADYLVAKTSYSGVTFNLSGLLVSAPRFYAFVATLAITIAFYQFLNKTETGRAMRATGQDRNAAQLMGINVTRIYSVAFGIGTALSGLAGVLLIPFYYAHTSVGEVFLTKAFIIVVLGGLGSVPGALVGGLIIGLIESVAAIYMTATWTAILVYFAFLVVLLVRPSGLFGSRYEW encoded by the coding sequence ATGGGCTTGCTTTCCTCAATAACCAACGGGCTCCTGATGGGAGGGGTATACGGGCTAATTGCCTTAGGCCTTACCCTTATTTTCGGAATTATGAAAATTATCAACTTTGCCCACGGCGCTTTTTTGATGGTTTCCATGCTGGCGTCGTACTGGCTGTGGTACCTTTCAGGTCTGGATCCTTACCTGCTCGCAATCATTATTTTCCCCTTGATGTTTTTCCTGGGTTACTACTGCCAGAAAGGTTTGATCAGACCTGTTCTCAATGCTGATAAGGACGTCCGGGAACCCGTCAGCGCCCTCTTGCTGACGGCGGGCTTGGCCGTGGTCATTGAAAACTTCATGCTGATGGTGTTTGGCGCGGACTATCTGGTAGCAAAAACCAGTTACTCGGGCGTGACGTTCAACCTGTCGGGCCTTCTGGTCAGCGCGCCCCGCTTCTATGCTTTTGTTGCCACCCTGGCTATAACCATTGCTTTTTACCAGTTCTTAAACAAAACAGAAACAGGCCGGGCGATGCGGGCGACCGGGCAGGACCGCAACGCCGCCCAGTTGATGGGGATTAATGTTACCCGTATTTACAGTGTCGCCTTCGGGATCGGCACGGCCCTGTCCGGGTTGGCCGGCGTCCTTTTGATTCCTTTCTATTACGCCCACACTTCCGTGGGAGAGGTCTTTTTGACCAAAGCTTTTATTATTGTCGTGCTGGGGGGCCTGGGCAGTGTCCCCGGAGCGCTGGTAGGCGGGCTTATTATCGGATTGATTGAATCGGTGGCGGCCATTTACATGACGGCCACCTGGACAGCGATCCTGGTTTATTTCGCCTTCCTGGTAGTGCTCCTGGTCAGGCCTTCAGGATTGTTCGGCTCCCGGTACGAATGGTAG
- a CDS encoding ABC transporter substrate-binding protein produces the protein MIKKNKFMLSLLVIALLLAVSFTVAGCGGGDQAKKVTEVKIGNILPLSGSVAPVGKVSQQARDLAVEEINAQGGIKSLGGAKIKMVYADSKGDPATGVSESERLITQEKVALLTGTYQSGVALPATEVAERYQVPFYCPVPSEDIITERGFKYVFRQAEKTTWRNRDQITFIQDMGKQFGTPVKTVAFIYENTAWGQGAVKGWEKYLEGTGIEVILKEPYPTNSSDLTPIVLKVKQANPDVVFMVSYVSDAALLTNTFAEHKVKPLAFIGTSGGFADPVYFKTTGDNCEYFYDISTWEPDVNRPFSQEVNKKFTEKYGYGMNAEAVKAYTTMYVIKDALERAASVDPEAIRKALSETKLSEGVTQMYASEIVFDESGQMVNAPLIISQFRKVDGKMERVTVWPAKDARPDWEPVWPFQGWN, from the coding sequence ATGATCAAAAAAAATAAGTTCATGCTTTCCTTGCTGGTAATTGCGCTGCTTCTCGCGGTTTCGTTCACGGTTGCCGGGTGCGGCGGCGGTGACCAGGCCAAAAAGGTCACTGAGGTTAAGATTGGCAATATCCTGCCCTTGTCCGGGTCGGTTGCCCCGGTCGGCAAGGTCAGCCAGCAGGCCAGGGATCTGGCTGTGGAAGAAATCAACGCCCAGGGAGGAATTAAATCACTGGGTGGAGCTAAAATAAAGATGGTTTACGCCGACAGCAAAGGTGACCCGGCTACGGGCGTATCGGAGTCGGAGCGCCTGATCACCCAGGAAAAAGTGGCGCTTCTCACTGGGACCTACCAGAGCGGTGTGGCCCTGCCTGCCACAGAGGTAGCTGAGCGCTATCAAGTACCCTTCTATTGTCCGGTCCCCTCGGAGGATATCATCACGGAGCGCGGTTTCAAATACGTCTTCAGGCAGGCTGAGAAGACAACCTGGCGCAACAGGGACCAGATCACGTTTATCCAGGATATGGGCAAGCAATTCGGTACGCCGGTTAAAACCGTGGCCTTTATTTATGAAAACACCGCCTGGGGCCAGGGCGCCGTCAAAGGCTGGGAAAAGTACCTTGAAGGGACAGGCATTGAGGTCATTCTCAAGGAGCCATATCCGACCAACTCCTCGGACCTCACCCCGATAGTCCTGAAAGTAAAACAGGCTAACCCGGACGTTGTATTCATGGTTTCCTACGTGTCGGACGCCGCCCTCTTGACCAACACCTTTGCCGAACACAAGGTTAAACCACTTGCCTTCATCGGCACCAGCGGCGGTTTTGCGGATCCGGTCTACTTTAAGACCACCGGCGATAACTGCGAATACTTCTACGATATCTCCACCTGGGAACCGGACGTGAACCGCCCCTTCTCCCAGGAAGTAAACAAGAAATTCACGGAGAAATACGGCTATGGCATGAATGCTGAGGCTGTCAAGGCTTACACTACAATGTATGTCATTAAAGATGCCCTGGAACGGGCGGCGTCTGTCGATCCGGAAGCAATTCGCAAGGCTTTGTCCGAGACGAAGCTGAGCGAAGGCGTTACCCAGATGTACGCTTCGGAAATAGTTTTTGATGAAAGCGGACAGATGGTCAACGCGCCGCTGATTATATCCCAGTTCCGCAAGGTAGACGGCAAAATGGAACGGGTAACCGTTTGGCCGGCCAAAGACGCGCGGCCTGATTGGGAACCGGTCTGGCCGTTCCAGGGCTGGAATTAA
- a CDS encoding iron-containing alcohol dehydrogenase, with amino-acid sequence MVFPFRLPEVVYLGQGALEHLSGEVKKFKADKVLLITDKGVQAAGMDKLVRTCIEEGGAQVDIFAEIDAEPSTDTVDSVAKFVRENGYNLLVGLGGGSPMDVAKASAVLAVNGGSIKDYVGIELFPEKGVPTILIPTTAGTGSEVTQNAIFAFKEEQVKKGIVSSYLLPRVAIVDPALTLSCPPRVTAATGVDALVHAVESYTALKATLQTDIYALEAIRLISESIRTAVSNGQDLAAREKMSVGSFFAGVSLANAGVGAVHALAYPLGGKFHVSHGVSNALLFAPVMEFNCVGNLGKFACVAEAMGQPVAGKSPREAALLAVRAVKELVADVGIPNSLREVGVAEEDIEFLTVSAEKQTRLLTNNPRLMTRKDIESIYRKTL; translated from the coding sequence ATGGTATTTCCGTTTAGATTGCCTGAAGTAGTCTATTTAGGTCAAGGAGCATTGGAGCATCTAAGTGGGGAAGTCAAAAAGTTCAAGGCAGATAAGGTCCTTTTGATTACTGATAAAGGGGTTCAGGCTGCCGGAATGGACAAATTGGTGAGAACTTGTATTGAGGAGGGTGGTGCGCAGGTAGACATATTTGCAGAAATTGATGCCGAACCAAGTACAGATACGGTGGACAGCGTTGCTAAGTTTGTCCGGGAAAACGGCTACAACCTGCTGGTTGGCCTGGGTGGCGGCAGCCCCATGGATGTTGCCAAGGCTTCTGCCGTACTGGCTGTAAATGGCGGCAGCATCAAAGACTACGTGGGTATAGAATTGTTCCCCGAAAAAGGCGTGCCTACGATTCTAATCCCCACCACGGCAGGTACCGGTTCAGAGGTTACCCAGAATGCCATCTTTGCTTTCAAGGAGGAACAGGTCAAAAAAGGTATTGTCAGTTCGTACCTGCTGCCGCGGGTGGCCATAGTAGATCCGGCGCTAACCCTTTCCTGTCCCCCGCGTGTTACTGCCGCGACCGGTGTTGACGCCCTGGTGCATGCTGTGGAATCCTATACCGCCTTAAAGGCCACTCTGCAAACCGATATTTATGCCCTGGAAGCGATCAGGCTGATCTCAGAAAGTATCAGGACTGCCGTATCCAACGGGCAGGACCTGGCGGCCAGGGAAAAGATGTCCGTCGGTTCTTTCTTCGCGGGAGTGTCGCTGGCCAACGCGGGTGTAGGAGCAGTCCATGCTCTGGCGTACCCGCTGGGCGGCAAATTCCACGTCAGCCACGGTGTATCCAACGCGCTGCTCTTTGCTCCGGTCATGGAATTCAACTGTGTCGGCAACCTTGGTAAGTTTGCCTGTGTAGCAGAGGCCATGGGCCAGCCGGTCGCCGGGAAATCGCCCAGGGAAGCGGCCCTGCTGGCAGTGCGGGCGGTCAAGGAGCTGGTCGCTGACGTGGGGATTCCCAATTCCCTGCGTGAAGTTGGCGTCGCAGAAGAAGATATTGAGTTCTTAACCGTGAGCGCGGAAAAACAAACCCGCCTGTTAACCAACAACCCAAGGCTGATGACGAGGAAAGATATTGAAAGCATCTACAGAAAAACTTTGTAA
- a CDS encoding aldehyde ferredoxin oxidoreductase family protein: MGFGYNGKILLINLSKSEVLVQEPAEEFYRQYLGGQGIGLYYLLKSNKVNIDPLGPDNIMVFAPGLLTGANAPCVPRYTVVARSPLTGALGKAEAGGWWGPELKKAGFDAVVIEGRAEHPVYIWIKDGEAEIKDAGRLWGMETGEAQQEIRRELDDNRVQIAQIGPAGENLSRIAGISNNLVHFNGRNGLGAVMGSKNLKAIAVRGTKSVEVKDQSVIMDTLRWVAKNFKDHPLSAALHEHGTPMGITGNNAGGVLPTNNWETGFFAQANEIGSEKLNEILLRRGGCYSCPINCKRVVEVQDGDFIVDKKYGGPEYETLAALGSNCGIGNLKLLLKANELCNRYGLDTISLGMTISFAMKCYEEGIIGKDITGGLALNFGNEEVLLPLIEKIARREGFGDTLADGSRIAAARFGQRSERFLIEVKGQEVPMHDPRVKSGVGLQYALSFNGADHWFAQHDPFFTGKESFGTRGAAIIGLSRPVGAEDLGPNKVKQVLYTSYLNGLYDMLGVCIFGYTARSLTSLEMLLNLVKAVTGWETSWWELLKAGELYLAMAKEYNWRMGFTIKDDRLPEKFYEAFSGGPLDGKPGLDRKVFDLAVRLFYEMAGWEVSTGRPKAAKLYELGLDWLVDKN, translated from the coding sequence ATGGGATTCGGTTATAATGGAAAAATTCTCCTGATTAACCTGAGTAAGTCTGAAGTCTTAGTACAGGAACCCGCGGAAGAGTTTTACAGGCAGTACCTTGGTGGCCAGGGAATAGGTCTTTACTACCTGTTAAAAAGCAACAAAGTCAATATTGACCCGCTTGGACCGGACAATATCATGGTGTTTGCGCCGGGACTCTTGACCGGAGCAAACGCTCCCTGTGTGCCGCGTTACACGGTGGTGGCCAGGTCCCCGCTGACAGGCGCGCTGGGGAAGGCTGAAGCAGGCGGCTGGTGGGGACCGGAACTTAAAAAGGCTGGCTTTGACGCGGTGGTCATTGAGGGGCGCGCCGAACACCCGGTGTACATCTGGATCAAAGACGGTGAGGCCGAGATAAAAGACGCAGGGCGCCTGTGGGGTATGGAAACCGGTGAGGCGCAACAGGAAATTCGGCGTGAACTGGATGACAACAGGGTTCAGATCGCCCAGATCGGTCCTGCCGGGGAAAACCTTTCCAGGATTGCGGGCATATCCAATAACCTGGTGCATTTTAACGGCCGCAACGGTCTGGGCGCTGTTATGGGGTCCAAAAACTTAAAGGCCATTGCCGTTAGAGGTACAAAGTCAGTAGAAGTTAAAGACCAGTCAGTGATCATGGATACCCTGCGTTGGGTTGCCAAGAATTTTAAAGATCACCCTCTGAGCGCCGCCCTGCATGAACATGGTACGCCAATGGGGATTACAGGCAACAATGCTGGAGGAGTATTGCCGACCAATAACTGGGAGACCGGGTTTTTTGCGCAGGCTAATGAAATTGGTTCCGAAAAATTAAATGAAATTCTGCTCAGGCGCGGCGGGTGTTATTCCTGTCCTATTAACTGCAAGAGAGTGGTGGAAGTGCAGGACGGGGACTTCATCGTAGATAAAAAATATGGCGGGCCGGAATATGAGACCCTGGCCGCGCTGGGGTCCAATTGCGGCATTGGGAATTTAAAACTTTTGCTCAAAGCCAACGAATTATGCAACCGCTATGGTTTAGACACTATTTCTTTGGGTATGACCATATCCTTTGCCATGAAATGTTATGAAGAGGGAATCATCGGCAAGGACATCACCGGCGGGCTTGCGTTGAATTTCGGCAACGAGGAAGTCTTACTTCCTTTAATTGAAAAAATTGCTAGAAGAGAAGGCTTCGGAGATACTCTGGCGGACGGCAGCAGGATAGCGGCAGCCAGGTTTGGCCAAAGAAGCGAGCGCTTCCTGATTGAGGTCAAAGGCCAGGAGGTCCCGATGCATGATCCGAGGGTCAAAAGCGGCGTGGGTCTCCAGTACGCCTTGTCGTTTAACGGAGCCGACCACTGGTTTGCCCAGCACGACCCCTTCTTCACCGGCAAGGAGTCTTTTGGTACCCGGGGCGCTGCAATTATAGGCTTAAGCCGGCCGGTAGGGGCTGAGGACCTTGGCCCCAATAAAGTGAAGCAGGTGCTCTACACCAGTTACCTCAATGGACTGTATGACATGCTTGGAGTCTGTATCTTTGGCTACACGGCGAGAAGCTTAACTTCACTGGAAATGCTCTTAAACCTGGTTAAAGCGGTGACCGGCTGGGAAACCTCCTGGTGGGAACTCTTAAAAGCCGGTGAACTGTACCTGGCCATGGCAAAAGAATATAACTGGCGCATGGGCTTTACGATTAAAGACGACCGGTTGCCGGAAAAGTTTTATGAAGCTTTCAGCGGCGGGCCGCTTGATGGCAAACCAGGACTGGACCGGAAAGTTTTTGACCTGGCAGTTAGACTGTTTTATGAAATGGCTGGTTGGGAGGTAAGCACCGGCAGGCCGAAAGCAGCCAAGCTGTATGAACTTGGCCTTGATTGGCTGGTTGATAAGAATTAA